From Candidatus Eisenbacteria bacterium, the proteins below share one genomic window:
- a CDS encoding T9SS type A sorting domain-containing protein, whose translation MKRAAVLGFLLLLPLAAQAVNYTLVPAEPVKICPLNSLNELDVYLTNLEATDQDFMLIKSQDLPSWNWQASICVNGLCYAPFFDTIQVTVAAGDRDTIGVWISAYVDQGSGEALLRVYPMSEPANEKTQVFAAITNGVDVLVVDDDGGETYQSYYTGALPGGLIHGRWPRIAQAPTAANLSEFDEVIWFTGEADPSLDASDRAAISTFLNSGGKLFLSGQNIAYSLCDAGSPEYSAAARDFVEEYLASVYVSNNSGSTSVDGIPKSLGQGLSFSIAGGASNQSSPDVVRPGTNFSGKTGVSCFAYTGVADAAGIQSFGGGARVVFLSFGLEGITSLTTRQAILQRAFDFFDAVVGVEGGVIPRREVLSANRPNPFNPSTSLVMRLDKASAGSVSVFDAGGRLVRTLSGGVLPAGETEIVWDGTDDRGSPVRSGVYFVRLDAGDQTLARKVSLVR comes from the coding sequence ATGAAGCGCGCAGCGGTTCTCGGGTTCTTGTTGCTCCTCCCGCTTGCGGCTCAAGCGGTGAACTACACCCTCGTCCCCGCGGAGCCCGTAAAGATCTGTCCCCTCAACTCGCTGAACGAGCTGGACGTCTACCTCACCAATCTGGAGGCGACGGATCAGGATTTCATGCTTATCAAGTCTCAGGACTTGCCGTCGTGGAACTGGCAGGCTTCGATCTGCGTGAACGGCCTCTGCTACGCTCCCTTTTTCGACACGATCCAGGTGACGGTCGCGGCCGGCGATCGGGATACGATCGGCGTCTGGATTTCCGCTTATGTCGACCAGGGGAGCGGAGAGGCGTTGCTTCGCGTGTATCCGATGAGCGAACCGGCGAATGAGAAGACCCAGGTCTTCGCGGCGATCACGAACGGCGTCGACGTTCTCGTGGTGGACGACGACGGGGGAGAGACGTACCAGAGTTATTACACCGGCGCGCTTCCGGGCGGTCTGATCCACGGCAGATGGCCGAGGATCGCGCAAGCTCCGACGGCGGCGAACCTCTCCGAGTTCGACGAGGTGATCTGGTTCACCGGCGAAGCCGACCCGAGCCTCGACGCGAGCGACCGGGCGGCGATCTCGACCTTTCTGAACAGCGGCGGCAAGCTCTTCCTCTCGGGCCAAAACATCGCCTACTCGCTCTGCGATGCCGGGAGCCCGGAGTACTCCGCGGCCGCGCGGGACTTCGTCGAGGAGTACTTGGCATCCGTTTACGTCTCGAACAACAGCGGCTCAACGAGCGTCGATGGAATCCCGAAGTCGCTCGGCCAGGGGCTCTCCTTCTCGATCGCGGGGGGGGCCTCCAACCAGTCAAGCCCGGATGTCGTTCGCCCCGGAACCAATTTCTCGGGCAAGACGGGCGTGAGTTGCTTCGCGTACACCGGCGTGGCCGACGCCGCGGGGATCCAATCGTTCGGCGGCGGCGCGCGCGTCGTCTTTCTCTCCTTCGGTCTCGAAGGGATCACGAGCCTCACGACGCGTCAGGCGATCCTGCAGCGCGCGTTCGACTTCTTCGATGCGGTGGTCGGCGTCGAGGGGGGCGTGATTCCCCGGCGCGAGGTCCTCTCGGCGAACCGCCCGAACCCCTTCAACCCGAGCACGAGCCTCGTCATGCGGCTCGACAAGGCGTCGGCGGGGAGCGTCTCGGTTTTCGACGCGGGCGGGCGCCTCGTGCGAACGCTTTCCGGCGGCGTTCTCCCCGCGGGGGAGACGGAGATCGTCTGGGACGGAACCGACGATCGCGGGTCGCCGGTTCGAAGCGGGGTCTATTTCGTCCGCCTCGACGCGGGCGACCAAACCTTGGCCCGTAAAGTGTCACTCGTTCGATAG
- a CDS encoding TlpA family protein disulfide reductase yields the protein MRRVFSTTVLFVSLLLLFIPGRAAAQGSGVFVGNAAPDFTLENLEGKPMSLAKALEKGPVLLDFWALWCKPCLQALPGTDELARRFADRGLTVFAINTDSPRSIAKVRSYVKSMGFSFDVLLDPNSDMLRLYRFNRIPQLFLIAPDGKIAFSKLGYAPGQEKLLAHEIEKLLPAEPKAEGCEATGEAGARAAGEEE from the coding sequence ATGAGACGCGTGTTCTCGACGACCGTTTTGTTTGTCTCCCTTCTTCTTCTCTTCATTCCCGGAAGAGCCGCCGCCCAAGGAAGCGGTGTCTTCGTCGGAAACGCCGCGCCCGACTTCACGCTTGAGAATCTCGAAGGGAAGCCGATGAGCCTCGCGAAAGCGCTCGAGAAGGGACCGGTCCTTCTTGACTTCTGGGCCCTCTGGTGCAAGCCGTGTCTCCAGGCGCTTCCCGGGACCGACGAGCTTGCCCGGCGTTTCGCCGACCGAGGTCTCACCGTGTTCGCGATCAACACGGACTCTCCCCGCTCGATCGCGAAAGTCCGTTCATACGTCAAAAGTATGGGCTTTTCCTTCGACGTGCTTCTCGACCCGAACAGTGACATGCTGCGCCTCTATCGCTTCAACAGGATTCCGCAGCTCTTCCTCATCGCGCCCGACGGAAAGATCGCCTTCTCGAAGCTCGGGTACGCTCCCGGACAGGAGAAACTCCTGGCCCACGAGATCGAGAAGCTCCTCCCGGCGGAGCCGAAGGCGGAGGGGTGCGAGGCGACCGGAGAAGCCGGGGCGCGCGCGGCCGGCGAAGAGGAGTAA
- a CDS encoding NADP-dependent isocitrate dehydrogenase (Converts isocitrate to alpha ketoglutarate), which translates to MPFKEVKIPEGDRIESKNGKLLVGDRPIVGVLRGDGIGLDITPVMRRVVDAAVEKVYRGKRAIAWCPLYAGLEGLQRYGSEFPDETIEAIRHLKVAIKGPFTTPVGEETHVCLHCAHQQNRAGTCEKCGKDDGVTARFRSINVRFRQALDLFACVRPVRYFKGVPAPNKYADKVDFIIFRENTEDVYAGHDFESGSETARAIISLIKEKTGRQIRLDSGIGVKPISVFGTERIVRKALQWAVQQKLPSVTLVHKGNIMKFTEGSFAKWGYELARREFGDLAVPEKELWEKLGGKMPAGKILVKDRIADSIFQQIQTRPDEYSVFALPNLNGDYLSDAAIALVGGLGLGPGANMSEEVALFEATHGTAPKYTGMDKVNPGSIILSAVMMLNHMGWKEAADRILQGMEQAIQAGRVTYDLARLMEREGRKDVRELSSSGFGEAIIERL; encoded by the coding sequence ATGCCATTCAAAGAGGTCAAGATCCCCGAGGGCGATCGGATCGAATCCAAGAACGGAAAGCTTCTCGTCGGAGACCGTCCGATCGTCGGCGTTCTCCGCGGCGATGGGATCGGGCTCGATATCACGCCAGTCATGCGCAGGGTCGTCGATGCCGCCGTTGAAAAAGTCTACCGGGGCAAGCGCGCGATCGCCTGGTGCCCCCTCTACGCCGGCCTCGAAGGCCTTCAGCGCTACGGCAGCGAGTTCCCCGACGAGACCATCGAGGCGATCCGCCACCTCAAGGTCGCCATCAAGGGTCCGTTCACGACTCCGGTCGGCGAGGAGACGCACGTCTGTCTTCATTGCGCGCATCAACAGAACCGCGCCGGTACGTGCGAGAAATGCGGGAAGGACGACGGCGTGACCGCTCGATTCCGCTCGATCAACGTCCGCTTCCGCCAGGCGCTCGATCTCTTCGCCTGCGTCCGCCCGGTCCGCTACTTCAAGGGCGTTCCCGCCCCGAACAAATACGCGGACAAGGTGGACTTCATCATCTTCAGGGAGAACACGGAGGACGTTTACGCGGGCCACGACTTCGAGTCGGGAAGCGAGACCGCGCGGGCGATTATTTCTCTCATCAAGGAAAAGACCGGGCGGCAAATTCGACTCGATTCCGGCATCGGCGTGAAGCCGATCTCCGTCTTCGGAACCGAGCGCATCGTGCGAAAGGCTCTTCAGTGGGCCGTCCAACAGAAGCTCCCCTCCGTGACGCTCGTGCACAAGGGAAATATCATGAAGTTCACGGAAGGATCCTTCGCGAAATGGGGCTACGAGCTCGCGAGACGGGAATTCGGCGACCTCGCGGTTCCCGAGAAGGAGCTGTGGGAGAAGCTCGGGGGCAAGATGCCCGCGGGGAAGATCCTGGTGAAGGATCGGATCGCGGACTCGATCTTCCAGCAGATTCAGACGAGGCCGGACGAGTACAGCGTGTTCGCACTGCCGAATCTGAACGGGGACTATTTGAGCGACGCGGCGATCGCTCTCGTCGGCGGCCTCGGCCTCGGGCCGGGCGCCAACATGTCCGAGGAGGTTGCGCTCTTCGAGGCGACGCACGGGACGGCGCCCAAGTACACCGGAATGGACAAGGTGAACCCCGGTTCGATCATCCTCTCCGCCGTCATGATGCTGAACCACATGGGCTGGAAGGAAGCGGCCGATCGGATTCTGCAGGGGATGGAGCAAGCCATCCAGGCAGGCCGCGTGACGTACGATCTCGCGCGCCTCATGGAGCGCGAGGGGCGGAAGGACGTTCGCGAGCTCTCGAGCTCCGGTTTCGGCGAGGCGATCATCGAGAGATTGTGA
- a CDS encoding PEGA domain-containing protein: MPFLKGTCPAIAVFLTVGIGLLAIVGCGADCKDPCGPGVPRGALRVSSIPPGASILLDGSPTGRTTDATLVGVREGPHVVRVNLSGYDALPETLLVDVVAGDTADAAFTLTLSGTGAIAVFSEPPGAAIFLDGAPTERTTPDTLEGVPKGERVVRVALDGYRSFPESLPVTVKEDSIAVASFTLAEIIPRIVFVEHFSNTSCDPCREVEENLETALSQLGHGLVAIGNHLNWPAPNDPFYLANAAQLNQRGRVFNVSYMPHLRIDGAFFANAENYDALLARIAAAAAVEPLFRIDVSTAIVADSFVIAGTIEKIGDTVEGDEALVAVIIETNIDYEAANGLTHFDDIVRRFLPGTNGEPLSLGVGESFGYRYAEALSAAWNAGNLEAVVFVESRSTRKVYQAGSTRTLGKP; the protein is encoded by the coding sequence ATGCCGTTCCTGAAGGGAACTTGCCCTGCGATAGCCGTCTTCTTGACGGTCGGAATCGGGCTCTTGGCCATCGTCGGCTGCGGGGCGGACTGCAAGGATCCGTGCGGGCCGGGCGTTCCCCGGGGAGCGCTCCGCGTGTCGTCGATTCCGCCGGGCGCATCGATCCTTTTGGACGGATCCCCCACAGGGAGGACGACCGATGCGACGCTGGTCGGCGTTCGCGAAGGGCCCCATGTCGTGCGCGTGAACCTCAGCGGATACGATGCTCTCCCCGAAACACTTCTCGTCGATGTGGTCGCCGGCGACACGGCGGACGCGGCGTTTACGCTGACCCTGTCCGGGACCGGCGCGATCGCGGTTTTCTCCGAGCCGCCCGGCGCGGCGATCTTCCTCGACGGCGCGCCAACCGAACGCACGACTCCCGACACGCTCGAGGGAGTGCCGAAGGGAGAGCGCGTGGTCCGCGTCGCCCTCGACGGCTATCGCTCCTTTCCCGAGTCTCTTCCTGTGACGGTCAAGGAGGACTCGATCGCGGTCGCCTCGTTCACGCTCGCCGAGATCATCCCGCGGATCGTCTTCGTTGAGCACTTCTCGAACACATCGTGCGATCCCTGTCGCGAGGTCGAGGAGAATCTCGAAACGGCCCTTTCCCAGCTCGGGCACGGCCTGGTCGCGATCGGTAATCACCTCAATTGGCCGGCTCCGAACGATCCCTTCTACCTCGCGAACGCCGCTCAGCTCAACCAGCGCGGGCGCGTCTTCAACGTCTCTTACATGCCCCATTTGCGGATCGACGGGGCATTCTTCGCGAACGCCGAGAACTACGACGCGCTTCTCGCGAGGATCGCGGCCGCGGCCGCGGTCGAGCCTCTTTTCCGGATCGACGTGAGCACGGCGATCGTCGCGGACTCCTTCGTGATCGCCGGAACGATCGAGAAGATCGGCGATACCGTGGAGGGGGACGAGGCCCTTGTCGCCGTGATCATCGAAACGAACATCGATTATGAAGCGGCCAACGGTCTCACGCATTTCGACGACATCGTGCGCCGGTTCCTCCCGGGGACGAACGGCGAGCCGCTGTCGCTCGGCGTGGGCGAATCGTTCGGCTATCGGTATGCGGAAGCTTTGTCGGCCGCATGGAACGCGGGGAACCTGGAGGCGGTTGTCTTCGTGGAATCGCGCTCCACGCGCAAGGTCTATCAGGCTGGAAGTACGCGCACACTCGGCAAGCCTTGA
- a CDS encoding DUF362 domain-containing protein, which yields MHEKVYLIPARHDETSEAIARKIESLWEAAGLESCFRLHDLAALKLHVGEPGKTTYVPPAFAAALVRCMRASGARPFLTDSAVLYRSPRNNGIDHARVAADHGFTLEAVGAPFLPADGIDGSDEVELPVNGRRFDTVSIAAAAARARSMLVLSHATGHLGTGFGGALKNLGMGCSSRKAKLRQHFGQQPRIDPKLCNGCGECAKGCPEDAIEIGETATIDARLCIGCGACIARCLEGAVRFGWTISGTELQERIVEHAAALVREKPGRIAYVTSALSITKDCDCLDAPQEPLCEDIGILASRDPVAIDAAALRLFRERTGRTLESMSYPHHDGWTQIRYAEELGLGHGDAEIVTIVA from the coding sequence ATGCATGAGAAGGTCTATTTGATTCCCGCGCGCCATGACGAAACGAGCGAGGCGATCGCGAGGAAGATCGAGAGCCTGTGGGAAGCGGCGGGACTTGAGAGCTGCTTCCGCCTGCACGATCTCGCGGCGCTCAAGCTTCACGTGGGAGAGCCGGGGAAGACGACCTATGTGCCGCCGGCGTTCGCGGCGGCTCTCGTGCGCTGCATGCGCGCTTCGGGTGCCCGGCCCTTCCTCACCGACTCGGCGGTGCTCTATCGGAGCCCTCGCAACAACGGGATCGATCACGCGCGGGTCGCCGCCGACCACGGCTTCACGCTCGAAGCGGTCGGAGCTCCCTTTCTTCCGGCGGACGGGATCGACGGGAGCGACGAGGTCGAGCTTCCCGTGAACGGGCGCCGTTTCGACACGGTCTCGATCGCAGCGGCAGCCGCGCGCGCGAGGAGCATGCTCGTCCTCTCCCACGCGACCGGGCACTTGGGGACCGGGTTCGGCGGCGCGCTCAAGAACCTCGGGATGGGATGCTCCTCGAGAAAGGCGAAGCTCCGGCAGCATTTCGGGCAACAACCTCGGATCGATCCGAAGCTGTGCAACGGCTGCGGCGAGTGCGCGAAAGGATGTCCCGAGGACGCGATCGAGATAGGGGAGACCGCAACGATCGATGCCCGGCTCTGCATCGGGTGCGGCGCGTGCATCGCCCGGTGCCTCGAGGGGGCGGTCCGGTTCGGCTGGACGATCTCGGGAACGGAGCTTCAGGAGAGGATCGTGGAGCACGCAGCGGCTCTCGTTCGCGAGAAGCCGGGACGGATCGCCTACGTCACGTCCGCGCTCTCGATCACGAAGGACTGCGACTGCCTCGACGCGCCGCAGGAACCTCTCTGCGAAGACATCGGGATCCTCGCCTCGCGCGACCCGGTCGCGATCGACGCCGCCGCGCTCCGCCTCTTCCGAGAGCGGACGGGGCGCACGCTCGAGTCGATGTCGTACCCGCATCACGACGGATGGACGCAGATTCGCTACGCGGAGGAGCTCGGCCTCGGACATGGCGACGCCGAGATCGTGACGATCGTGGCCTAG